A section of the Streptomyces sp. CG1 genome encodes:
- the npdG gene encoding NADPH-dependent F420 reductase → MTSTTSSDSAQTPGKAPAKDPWDLPDVSGYAVGVLGGTGPQGKGLAYRLARAGQKVIIGSRAAERAQAAAQELGHGVEGADNAETARRSDIVIVAVPWEGHGDTLKSLRDALAGKLVVDCVNPLGFDKKGAYALRPEEGSAAEQAAALLPDSRVTAAFHHLSAVLLQDPEIEQIDTDVMVLGEERADVEIVQALAGRIPGMRGVFAGRLRNAHQVESLVANLISVNRRYKAHAGLRVTDV, encoded by the coding sequence ATGACCTCTACGACCTCTTCCGACAGCGCACAGACCCCTGGCAAGGCCCCTGCCAAGGACCCCTGGGACCTGCCCGACGTCTCCGGGTATGCCGTCGGCGTGCTCGGCGGCACCGGACCGCAGGGCAAGGGCCTCGCCTACCGGCTCGCCCGGGCCGGCCAGAAGGTGATCATCGGCTCCCGGGCCGCCGAACGCGCTCAGGCCGCCGCCCAGGAGCTGGGCCACGGCGTCGAGGGCGCCGACAACGCCGAGACCGCGCGCCGCAGTGACATCGTGATCGTCGCCGTACCGTGGGAGGGCCACGGCGACACCCTGAAGTCGCTGCGCGACGCACTGGCCGGCAAGCTCGTCGTGGACTGCGTCAACCCGCTCGGCTTCGACAAGAAGGGCGCCTACGCCCTCAGGCCCGAGGAGGGCAGCGCCGCCGAGCAGGCCGCCGCCCTGCTGCCGGACTCCCGCGTCACCGCCGCCTTCCACCATCTGTCGGCCGTCCTGCTCCAGGACCCGGAGATCGAGCAGATCGACACCGATGTGATGGTGCTCGGCGAGGAGCGGGCCGACGTGGAGATCGTGCAGGCGCTGGCCGGGCGCATCCCCGGCATGCGCGGCGTCTTCGCAGGCCGGCTGCGCAACGCCCACCAGGTGGAGTCCCTGGTCGCGAACCTGATCTCGGTCAACCGCCGCTACAAGGCACACGCCGGGCTCCGCGTCACGGACGTATGA
- a CDS encoding MFS transporter, translating into MRALLPDLSPWKTSVDFRRLWMSGLISNFGSFLTLVALPVQLKDLTGSTAAVGAIGAVELLPLVVCGLYGGALADALDKRKLIVWTEAGQGLLSAALLLNALLPHPTVWPLYAVAALSSALGSLQRPALDSLWPRIVAHADIPAAASLNSLRWTVGGVAGPALAGVVVAYAGLGWAYAVDLLTFAVSVAYIVRIAPSPASHEAAKPSLRAIAEGARYAWSRKELLGTYAVDLAAMSLAMPLAVLPFLADELHADWALGLMYAALPAGSLLVSLTSGWASRIHRHGLMVVVSATGWGLAVTAAGLCGNVWLVLLFLTVGGGFDMVSGVFRAAMWNQTIPDELRGRLAGIELLSYSVGPQLGQVRAGGLAAWAGVRTSVVAGGLACAGAMGLLALCLPRLMTYDARTNEHAVRMRERRAATTPAAG; encoded by the coding sequence ATCCGCGCTCTGCTCCCCGACCTGTCCCCCTGGAAGACCTCCGTAGATTTCCGTCGGCTCTGGATGTCCGGACTGATCAGCAACTTCGGCAGCTTCCTCACCCTCGTGGCGCTGCCCGTCCAGCTGAAGGACCTCACCGGATCGACGGCGGCCGTGGGCGCGATCGGCGCCGTGGAGCTGCTCCCCCTCGTCGTCTGCGGACTGTACGGCGGTGCCCTCGCCGACGCGCTCGACAAGCGGAAGCTCATCGTGTGGACCGAGGCCGGTCAGGGCCTGCTCAGCGCGGCCCTGCTGCTCAACGCCCTGCTCCCGCACCCGACGGTCTGGCCGCTGTACGCCGTCGCCGCCCTCTCCTCCGCCCTGGGCTCCCTGCAGCGCCCGGCACTCGACTCCCTGTGGCCCCGGATCGTCGCCCACGCCGACATCCCCGCCGCGGCCTCACTGAACTCGCTGCGCTGGACCGTGGGCGGAGTGGCCGGCCCGGCGCTCGCGGGTGTCGTCGTCGCCTACGCGGGCCTCGGCTGGGCCTACGCCGTCGACCTGCTGACCTTCGCGGTCTCCGTGGCGTACATCGTCCGGATCGCTCCCTCCCCCGCCTCTCACGAGGCCGCGAAGCCGTCGTTGAGGGCCATCGCGGAAGGCGCCAGGTACGCCTGGAGCCGCAAGGAACTCCTCGGCACCTACGCCGTCGACCTCGCGGCGATGTCCCTGGCCATGCCGCTCGCCGTACTGCCGTTCCTCGCCGACGAACTGCACGCCGACTGGGCGCTCGGGCTGATGTACGCCGCCCTCCCGGCCGGCTCCCTGCTGGTGAGCCTGACCAGCGGCTGGGCCTCCCGGATCCACCGGCACGGGCTGATGGTGGTGGTGTCGGCCACCGGCTGGGGCCTGGCGGTCACCGCGGCCGGCCTGTGCGGGAACGTGTGGCTGGTGCTCCTCTTCCTGACCGTCGGTGGCGGCTTCGACATGGTCTCCGGGGTCTTCCGGGCCGCCATGTGGAACCAGACCATCCCCGACGAACTGCGCGGCCGGCTCGCCGGGATCGAGCTGCTGTCCTACTCGGTCGGCCCCCAGCTCGGCCAGGTCCGGGCGGGCGGCCTGGCCGCCTGGGCGGGCGTGCGGACCTCCGTCGTCGCCGGCGGGCTGGCGTGCGCGGGCGCCATGGGCCTGCTCGCGCTCTGCCTGCCGCGCCTCATGACGTACGACGCCCGGACGAACGAACACGCCGTACGGATGAGGGAGCGACGCGCCGCCACCACTCCGGCCGCCGGCTGA
- a CDS encoding heme oxygenase (biliverdin-producing), with the protein MDSFSTLIRTASHEQHVAAETSTFMSGLLGGRLGVAAYARYTEQLWFVYEALERGTGLLVADPVAGPFIRPELLRLAALERDLAHLRGSGWRATLSALPATREYADRVRACAERWPGGYVAHHYTRYLGDLSGGQIIRDRAEKTWGFARKGDGVRFYVFEGVSNPAAFKRSYRELLDAIHVDDLEKQRIVSECKRAFALNTAVFRALGEEFPLTA; encoded by the coding sequence ATGGACTCCTTCTCGACCCTCATCCGCACCGCGTCCCACGAGCAGCACGTGGCGGCGGAGACGTCGACGTTCATGAGCGGCCTGCTCGGCGGCCGGCTGGGCGTGGCCGCGTACGCGCGCTACACCGAGCAGCTGTGGTTCGTGTACGAGGCCCTGGAGCGCGGCACCGGGCTGCTGGTCGCGGACCCGGTGGCGGGGCCGTTCATCCGGCCCGAGCTGCTCCGGCTGGCCGCGCTGGAGCGGGACCTGGCGCATCTGCGGGGCAGCGGCTGGCGGGCGACCCTGTCCGCCCTGCCCGCGACCCGGGAGTACGCGGACCGGGTCCGCGCGTGCGCCGAGCGCTGGCCCGGCGGTTACGTCGCCCACCACTACACCCGCTACCTGGGCGATCTGTCCGGCGGCCAGATCATCCGCGACCGGGCGGAGAAGACCTGGGGCTTCGCGAGGAAGGGCGACGGCGTCCGCTTCTACGTCTTCGAGGGCGTCTCCAACCCGGCCGCGTTCAAGCGGAGTTACCGGGAGCTGCTGGACGCGATACACGTCGACGACCTGGAGAAGCAGCGGATCGTGTCCGAGTGCAAGCGGGCGTTCGCCCTGAACACGGCCGTCTTCCGGGCTCTCGGCGAGGAGTTCCCGCTGACCGCATGA
- a CDS encoding Uma2 family endonuclease, whose translation MTVAEEWVADAIETLQVPRRLRLRLTRNGLTVVPVTQAHITTQMRIFGQIDARLPGWVPIGEFKVLPSREGYMPEPDVSALPEEKSDFGSSKFDEGLLPFVVEVVSPESKNRDYSTKPDHYASRGIPAYLIVDVLAARWTLLTRPADGEYQHRESGVFGDQIEIPVADQTLTLDSSRFQRI comes from the coding sequence ATGACCGTCGCTGAGGAATGGGTGGCCGATGCCATCGAGACCCTCCAGGTGCCCAGGAGGCTGCGCCTCCGGCTAACCCGGAACGGACTCACTGTGGTACCTGTCACACAGGCGCATATCACGACTCAGATGCGGATCTTCGGCCAGATCGATGCGCGGCTGCCCGGGTGGGTGCCGATCGGCGAGTTCAAGGTTCTGCCTTCTCGGGAGGGCTACATGCCCGAGCCAGATGTCTCTGCGCTCCCGGAGGAGAAGTCGGATTTCGGCAGCAGCAAATTCGACGAGGGGCTGCTGCCCTTCGTCGTCGAGGTGGTCTCGCCCGAGAGCAAGAACCGCGACTACAGCACAAAGCCCGATCATTACGCGTCGCGTGGTATTCCGGCGTACCTGATCGTCGACGTGCTCGCTGCCAGGTGGACGCTCCTGACCCGCCCCGCCGACGGCGAGTACCAGCACCGCGAGTCCGGCGTCTTCGGCGACCAGATCGAGATCCCCGTCGCCGACCAGACACTCACCCTCGACTCCTCCCGGTTCCAGCGCATCTGA
- the map gene encoding type I methionyl aminopeptidase, with the protein MSGQSLLVPGELSPTRSVPGNIRRPEYVGKPAPTPYTGPEVQTPETIEAMRIAGRIAAQAMAEAARIIAPGVTTDQLDKVAHEYMCDHGAYPSTLGYRGFPKSLCTSVNEVICHGIPDSTVLRDGDIVNLDVTAYIGGVHGDNNATYLVGDVDEESRLLVERTRESLGRAIKAVKPGRQINVIGRVIESYAKRFGYGVVRDFTGHGINASFHSGLIIPHYDSPHATTVMQPGMTFTIEPMLTLGTHEYDMWDDGWTVVTKDRRRTAQFEHTLVVTETGADILTLP; encoded by the coding sequence ATGTCTGGCCAGTCGCTGCTCGTACCAGGGGAGCTTTCCCCCACCCGTTCGGTCCCCGGAAACATCCGCCGCCCCGAGTACGTCGGCAAGCCCGCGCCGACGCCGTACACCGGGCCGGAGGTGCAGACCCCGGAGACCATCGAGGCGATGCGGATCGCCGGCCGTATCGCCGCACAGGCGATGGCGGAGGCCGCGCGGATCATCGCGCCCGGTGTCACCACGGACCAGCTGGACAAGGTCGCCCATGAGTACATGTGCGACCACGGCGCCTACCCGTCCACGCTCGGCTACCGCGGCTTCCCGAAGTCACTGTGCACCTCGGTCAACGAAGTCATCTGCCACGGCATCCCGGACTCGACGGTCCTCAGGGACGGCGACATCGTCAACCTGGACGTGACCGCGTACATCGGCGGGGTGCACGGCGACAACAACGCCACGTACCTGGTCGGGGACGTGGACGAGGAGTCACGGCTGCTGGTGGAGCGGACCCGTGAGTCCCTCGGCCGCGCGATCAAGGCGGTCAAGCCGGGCCGGCAGATCAATGTCATCGGCCGGGTCATCGAGTCGTACGCCAAGCGCTTCGGGTACGGCGTGGTGCGCGACTTCACCGGGCACGGCATCAACGCGTCGTTCCACTCCGGCCTGATCATCCCGCACTACGACAGCCCGCACGCGACGACGGTCATGCAGCCGGGCATGACGTTCACGATCGAGCCGATGCTTACGCTGGGCACCCACGAGTACGACATGTGGGACGACGGCTGGACGGTCGTGACGAAGGACCGCAGGCGGACGGCCCAGTTCGAGCACACGCTGGTGGTGACGGAGACCGGCGCGGACATCCTGACCCTGCCGTAG
- a CDS encoding bifunctional DNA primase/polymerase yields the protein MSATFGGRSGRQGKLSQWLLGRRPKEAAADDDAREAELLAAAAAGLPLAPAAYPAPGYGCSCDRVGCPTPARHPVSFAWQTQSTTDRAQIERWARHQPQANFITATGMTHDVLDVPLEAGREALERLLGSGVEVGPVAESDDGRMLFFTLTRGTPEDEDEWWPCELDCHPETMDEHPGLRWHCRGSYVLVPPARLPGDDGRRVRWVTGRGPELPLPDPLSLLEVLTDACGRYAGTSEGAAWPLRH from the coding sequence ATGAGCGCGACGTTCGGCGGCCGGTCCGGCCGGCAGGGCAAACTCTCCCAGTGGCTGCTCGGACGCCGCCCGAAGGAAGCCGCCGCCGACGACGACGCCCGTGAGGCAGAGCTGCTCGCCGCCGCTGCCGCGGGCCTGCCGCTCGCCCCCGCCGCGTACCCCGCCCCTGGCTACGGATGTTCCTGCGACCGCGTCGGCTGTCCCACCCCGGCCCGGCACCCGGTGTCGTTCGCCTGGCAGACCCAGTCGACCACCGACCGCGCCCAGATCGAGCGCTGGGCCCGGCACCAGCCGCAGGCCAACTTCATCACCGCCACCGGTATGACCCACGACGTCCTGGACGTGCCCCTGGAGGCCGGCCGGGAGGCGCTGGAGCGGCTGCTCGGCAGCGGGGTCGAGGTCGGTCCGGTCGCCGAGAGCGACGACGGCCGCATGCTGTTCTTCACGCTCACCCGCGGCACCCCCGAGGACGAGGACGAGTGGTGGCCGTGTGAGCTGGACTGCCACCCCGAGACCATGGACGAGCACCCGGGGCTGCGCTGGCACTGCCGGGGGTCGTACGTGCTCGTACCGCCCGCCCGGCTGCCCGGTGACGACGGGCGGCGCGTGCGCTGGGTGACGGGCCGTGGCCCGGAGCTTCCGCTGCCGGATCCGCTGAGCCTGCTGGAGGTGCTCACGGACGCCTGCGGCCGCTACGCCGGTACGAGCGAGGGTGCGGCCTGGCCACTGCGGCACTGA
- a CDS encoding PhzF family phenazine biosynthesis protein encodes MTDYDVLRVFCGPDGGYGNELGVVRDGSLLPERSDRQALAAKLGFSETVFVDDPERGVIDIYTPTLRLPFAGHPCVGTAWLLDVPELVTPAGVVGARLDGEFSWIEARAQWAPPRTLRQYGTPAEVDALDVPPPGEWIYAWAWQDEAAGRIRARAFPGRNDGIDEDEATGAAALLLTDRLGRALNITQGKGSQILTAPQPHGWVEIGGRVFLEP; translated from the coding sequence GTGACTGACTACGACGTACTCCGCGTCTTCTGCGGACCGGACGGCGGCTACGGCAACGAACTCGGTGTCGTTCGCGACGGCTCGCTGCTGCCCGAGCGGAGCGACCGGCAGGCGCTGGCGGCCAAACTCGGCTTCAGCGAGACCGTGTTCGTGGACGACCCCGAGCGCGGCGTGATCGACATCTACACCCCCACCCTGCGCCTGCCCTTCGCCGGACACCCCTGCGTCGGCACGGCCTGGCTGCTCGACGTGCCCGAACTGGTCACGCCCGCCGGGGTGGTGGGCGCCCGGCTGGACGGCGAGTTCAGCTGGATCGAGGCCCGGGCGCAGTGGGCTCCGCCGCGCACCCTGCGCCAGTACGGCACCCCCGCCGAGGTCGACGCCCTCGACGTGCCGCCGCCGGGGGAGTGGATCTATGCCTGGGCCTGGCAGGACGAGGCGGCCGGCCGGATCCGCGCCCGTGCCTTCCCCGGCCGGAACGACGGTATCGACGAGGACGAGGCCACCGGCGCCGCCGCCCTTCTCCTCACTGACCGGCTGGGCCGCGCCCTGAACATCACCCAGGGCAAGGGCTCCCAGATCCTGACCGCACCGCAGCCGCACGGGTGGGTGGAGATCGGCGGGCGGGTGTTCCTGGAGCCCTAG
- a CDS encoding BTAD domain-containing putative transcriptional regulator, with protein MDLVRFSLLGTTQVVRPDGTAVPVGGARLRALLGVLALRAGRTVSVAVLVDEVWGADPPADAAGALQALVGRLRRTLGADAVASAEGGYRLTAAPDDVDLTRFERLTGDGLAALADGDPAKAAAVLDDALALWRGPALADLPDHTAEAARWETRRLDALRARHTAALALGHAGQSLPELTALCDDHPLDEPLQALRLRALRDAGRPAQALAAYEDVRRLLADRLGSDPGPELRALHAELLTEAPREPERRVLGNLPARLTSFVGRETDIEAIGADLGAARLVTLLGPGGAGKTRLSQEAAEAVRHTVRDGVWLAELAPVDDPEAVPQAVLTAIGARETVLHGAGAESMRAVADRYDDPLERIVEHCARRRMLIVLDNCEHVIEAAARLTERLLARCPELTVLATSREPLGVPGELVRPVEPLPEPVALRLLADRGAAARPGFRVEDDPGACAEICRRLDGLPLAIELAAARLRMLAPRQIADRLDDRFRLLTSGSRTVLPRQQTLRAVVDWSWDLLDADERDVLARLSVFAGGCDLAAAEAVCGPAALDGLGSLVDKSLVVAAPSAEGAMRYRLLETVAEYAGERLDEAGRRADAEHAHLAYYRELARTTDPLLRGPEQRTAIGRFQLEYENLRTALRHAVAARDEQEALCLTLSLVWFWQMRDQRIETRTWCQEVMALGPDPFAEPVRPARPVWRPCTDTPPPYTGEVLLEARRGVHLAHLACMDTELDSWQTAEAQAKLRAITQVYEPGLPQTCRAPGMLWFFAVMLTGGVDRMRTVIDACVRTCRETPGFEWELAGALQMRANILANRSAWAGNATRDADESLEIFRRLGDAWGTAEALSARGEAQERQGAYSEAAAAYREAIEHAERLGARGQMAILRARLGSVLMDAGDIERGERLLRDVIASQDGSLNEAMPFARLFLACWLGLTDRTAEAREQLRLLREEFTIAHFAVFDSMILAQEAWLDALDGRPEDALDLVARALDLARDPLVKAISPHMDSVCLGIAAMGLARLDGGSRAVDAARCLGASDALLMSGHIPSGVERRCHELIEARIRQTLDEPAYRAAYAEGGGLSLAEATALV; from the coding sequence ATGGACCTCGTGCGCTTTTCGCTGCTCGGCACCACCCAGGTAGTCCGCCCCGACGGTACGGCCGTCCCGGTCGGCGGGGCGCGGCTGCGTGCCCTGCTGGGCGTGCTCGCGCTGCGCGCCGGGCGGACCGTGTCCGTCGCCGTGCTGGTCGACGAGGTGTGGGGCGCCGACCCGCCCGCCGACGCCGCCGGGGCGCTGCAGGCGCTGGTCGGCCGGCTGCGCCGTACGCTCGGCGCGGACGCCGTCGCCTCTGCCGAGGGCGGCTACCGGCTCACCGCCGCGCCCGACGACGTCGACCTCACCCGCTTCGAGCGGCTGACCGGTGACGGCCTCGCGGCCCTCGCCGACGGCGACCCGGCCAAGGCCGCCGCCGTCCTGGACGACGCGCTCGCCCTGTGGCGCGGCCCTGCCCTCGCCGACCTGCCCGACCACACCGCCGAGGCGGCCCGCTGGGAGACCCGCCGGCTCGACGCCCTGCGCGCCCGGCACACCGCCGCCCTCGCCCTCGGTCACGCCGGACAGTCCCTGCCCGAGCTGACCGCCCTGTGCGACGACCACCCGCTGGACGAGCCGCTGCAGGCGCTGCGGCTGCGTGCCCTGCGCGACGCCGGCCGGCCGGCCCAGGCGCTCGCCGCCTACGAGGACGTACGACGGCTGCTCGCGGACCGGCTCGGCTCCGACCCCGGCCCCGAACTGCGCGCCCTGCACGCCGAGTTGCTGACAGAAGCTCCTCGGGAGCCGGAGCGCCGGGTCCTCGGCAACCTGCCCGCGCGGCTCACCTCCTTCGTCGGCCGGGAGACCGACATCGAGGCCATCGGCGCCGATCTCGGCGCCGCCCGCCTGGTCACCCTGCTCGGGCCCGGCGGCGCCGGCAAGACCCGGCTGTCCCAGGAGGCCGCAGAGGCGGTACGGCACACCGTCCGGGACGGGGTGTGGCTGGCCGAACTCGCGCCCGTGGACGATCCCGAGGCCGTACCGCAGGCCGTGCTCACCGCGATCGGCGCCCGCGAGACCGTGCTGCACGGCGCCGGCGCCGAGAGCATGCGCGCGGTCGCCGACCGCTACGACGACCCCCTCGAACGGATCGTGGAGCACTGCGCCCGGCGCCGGATGCTGATCGTCCTGGACAACTGCGAGCATGTGATCGAGGCGGCCGCCCGCCTCACCGAGCGTCTGCTGGCCCGCTGCCCGGAGCTGACCGTCCTCGCCACCAGCCGCGAACCCCTCGGCGTGCCGGGGGAGTTGGTGCGGCCGGTGGAGCCGCTGCCCGAGCCGGTCGCGCTGCGGCTGCTCGCCGACCGCGGTGCGGCGGCCCGGCCCGGATTCCGCGTCGAGGACGATCCCGGGGCCTGCGCCGAGATCTGCCGGCGGCTCGACGGACTGCCCCTCGCCATCGAGCTGGCGGCGGCGCGCCTGCGGATGCTGGCCCCACGGCAGATAGCCGACCGGCTCGACGACCGCTTCCGGCTGCTCACCTCCGGCAGCCGCACCGTACTGCCCCGCCAGCAGACCCTGCGGGCCGTCGTGGACTGGTCCTGGGATCTGCTGGACGCGGACGAACGGGACGTCCTCGCCCGGCTGTCCGTCTTCGCGGGCGGCTGCGACCTGGCCGCCGCCGAGGCCGTGTGCGGCCCGGCCGCCCTGGACGGGCTCGGCTCGCTGGTGGACAAGTCCCTTGTGGTGGCCGCTCCTTCGGCCGAGGGAGCCATGCGCTACCGGCTCCTGGAGACCGTCGCCGAGTACGCCGGCGAACGGCTGGACGAGGCCGGCCGGCGCGCCGACGCCGAGCACGCGCACCTCGCGTACTACCGCGAACTCGCCCGCACCACCGACCCGTTGCTGCGCGGCCCCGAACAGCGCACCGCCATCGGACGGTTCCAGCTGGAGTACGAGAACCTGCGCACCGCCCTGCGGCACGCCGTCGCCGCGCGGGACGAGCAGGAGGCGCTGTGCCTGACACTGTCCCTGGTGTGGTTCTGGCAGATGCGCGACCAGCGCATCGAGACCCGCACCTGGTGCCAGGAGGTCATGGCGCTCGGCCCCGACCCGTTCGCCGAACCGGTCCGCCCCGCCCGCCCGGTGTGGCGGCCCTGCACCGACACCCCACCCCCGTACACCGGCGAGGTCCTCCTCGAGGCCCGGCGCGGCGTCCATCTGGCCCATCTCGCCTGTATGGACACCGAGCTGGACTCCTGGCAGACCGCCGAGGCGCAGGCCAAGCTGCGTGCCATCACCCAGGTCTACGAGCCCGGGCTGCCGCAGACCTGCCGCGCGCCCGGCATGCTGTGGTTCTTCGCCGTGATGCTGACCGGCGGTGTGGACAGGATGCGGACGGTCATCGACGCCTGTGTGCGGACCTGCCGGGAGACCCCGGGCTTCGAGTGGGAGCTGGCCGGGGCCCTGCAGATGCGCGCCAACATCCTCGCCAACCGCAGCGCCTGGGCGGGCAACGCCACCCGGGACGCCGACGAGTCGCTGGAGATCTTCCGCCGCCTGGGTGACGCCTGGGGCACCGCAGAGGCGCTGTCCGCCCGCGGTGAGGCCCAGGAACGCCAGGGCGCCTACTCCGAGGCCGCCGCCGCCTACCGGGAGGCCATCGAACATGCCGAGCGCCTCGGCGCCCGCGGCCAGATGGCCATCCTCCGCGCCCGCCTCGGCAGTGTGCTCATGGACGCGGGGGACATCGAGCGCGGCGAGCGACTGCTCCGGGACGTCATCGCGTCCCAGGACGGCTCCCTCAACGAGGCGATGCCCTTCGCCCGGCTGTTCCTCGCCTGCTGGCTGGGCCTGACCGACCGCACCGCCGAGGCGCGTGAGCAACTACGCCTGCTGCGGGAGGAGTTCACGATCGCGCACTTCGCCGTCTTCGACTCCATGATCCTCGCCCAGGAGGCCTGGCTGGATGCCCTCGACGGCCGGCCCGAGGACGCCCTGGACCTGGTGGCGCGGGCGCTGGACCTCGCCCGCGACCCGCTGGTCAAGGCCATCTCCCCGCACATGGACTCCGTCTGCCTCGGCATCGCGGCCATGGGCCTCGCCCGCCTCGACGGCGGCAGCCGCGCCGTCGACGCCGCCCGTTGCCTGGGAGCCTCCGACGCCCTGCTGATGTCCGGCCACATCCCCTCCGGCGTGGAGCGCCGGTGCCACGAGCTGATCGAGGCCCGGATCCGGCAGACCCTGGACGAACCGGCCTACCGGGCCGCGTACGCCGAGGGCGGTGGCCTCTCCCTCGCGGAGGCCACCGCCCTGGTCTGA
- a CDS encoding site-2 protease family protein, which produces MTTATTRPSDRRVSPVFLGILAVTAVTGWATWTGYAAQRGVAIFLFVTAAWIVSLCLHEYAHARTALHSGDITVGAKGYLTLNPLKYTHALLSIVLPVLFLIMGGIGLPGGAVFIERGRIRGRWRHSLISAAGPLTNVLFAAVCTAPFWLHALDDVPADFRYALAFLALLQVTASILNFLPVPGLDGYGVIEPWLSYKVKRQVEPFAQFGLLFVFALLWVPSINSVFFDLIDTILRGLGVGDFPRYCGQELYRWWQGTPEICQINP; this is translated from the coding sequence ATGACCACCGCCACCACCCGCCCCAGCGACCGGCGGGTCAGTCCCGTGTTCCTCGGGATCCTGGCCGTGACGGCGGTGACCGGATGGGCCACCTGGACCGGGTACGCCGCGCAGCGGGGCGTGGCGATCTTCCTGTTCGTGACGGCGGCCTGGATCGTCTCGCTGTGTCTGCACGAGTACGCGCACGCGCGCACGGCCCTGCACAGCGGGGACATCACGGTCGGCGCGAAGGGCTATCTCACGCTGAACCCGCTGAAGTACACGCACGCGCTGCTCAGCATCGTGCTCCCGGTGCTCTTCCTGATCATGGGCGGGATCGGTCTGCCCGGTGGCGCGGTGTTCATCGAGCGCGGCCGGATCCGGGGCCGCTGGCGGCACAGCCTGATCTCGGCGGCGGGCCCGCTGACGAACGTCCTGTTCGCGGCCGTGTGCACCGCGCCGTTCTGGCTGCACGCCCTTGACGATGTGCCCGCCGACTTCCGGTACGCGCTGGCGTTCCTCGCGCTGCTGCAGGTGACGGCGTCGATCCTGAACTTCCTGCCGGTGCCGGGCCTGGACGGCTACGGCGTCATCGAGCCCTGGCTGTCGTACAAGGTGAAGCGCCAGGTGGAGCCGTTCGCGCAGTTCGGTCTGCTGTTCGTGTTCGCGCTGCTGTGGGTGCCGTCGATCAACAGCGTCTTCTTCGACCTGATCGACACCATCCTGCGCGGCCTCGGCGTGGGCGACTTCCCGCGCTACTGCGGCCAGGAGCTGTACCGCTGGTGGCAGGGCACCCCCGAGATCTGCCAGATCAACCCGTGA
- a CDS encoding exo-alpha-sialidase: MTEVTVPFRAGQEGYASFRIPAVVVTGAGTLLAFCEGRSGSAADHGQIDIVLRRSTDGGRTWGPLRIAASNGDHLAGNPAPVVLDTGRILLVHIRAAASATEDAILRGRVEDADGRRVWVQHSDDDGVSWAVPKEITAQVKRPDWRWYATTPGHALQLGSGRVLVPANHTLPPTGGDTGTEAKYHSGHCLLSDDRGENWYLGYIDENTGGYINVNETTAAELPDGRVYFNTRNHSRSPGNRADAHSTDGGMTLVRPFRPQAGLTAPVCQASVLQLRDPGLLLYSGPADPAFRALMTLRASTDGGTTWRTAYTVDGLPAAYSDLVRVDADTVGLLYETGDFTAYETLTFRRVPVHRLT; the protein is encoded by the coding sequence ATGACCGAGGTCACCGTCCCCTTCCGCGCCGGACAGGAGGGCTACGCCAGCTTCCGGATCCCGGCGGTCGTGGTCACCGGCGCCGGTACCCTCCTCGCCTTCTGCGAGGGCCGGTCCGGCTCCGCCGCCGACCACGGGCAGATCGACATCGTGCTCAGGCGGTCCACGGACGGCGGCCGTACCTGGGGGCCGCTCCGGATCGCCGCGAGCAACGGCGACCACCTCGCCGGCAACCCCGCCCCCGTCGTCCTCGACACCGGCCGGATCCTGCTCGTGCACATCCGGGCCGCGGCCTCCGCCACCGAGGACGCCATCCTGCGCGGCCGGGTCGAGGACGCCGACGGGCGCCGGGTGTGGGTGCAGCACAGCGATGACGACGGGGTGTCCTGGGCCGTGCCGAAGGAGATCACCGCGCAGGTGAAGCGGCCCGACTGGCGCTGGTACGCCACCACCCCGGGCCACGCCCTCCAGCTCGGCAGCGGGCGCGTCCTCGTCCCGGCCAACCACACCCTGCCGCCCACCGGCGGCGACACCGGCACCGAGGCGAAGTACCACAGCGGTCACTGCCTGCTCAGCGACGACCGGGGCGAGAACTGGTACCTCGGATACATCGACGAGAACACCGGCGGCTACATCAACGTCAACGAGACCACCGCCGCCGAACTCCCCGACGGGCGCGTCTACTTCAACACCCGCAACCATTCGCGCTCGCCCGGCAACCGCGCCGACGCCCACTCGACGGACGGCGGGATGACCCTGGTCAGGCCGTTCCGGCCGCAGGCAGGGCTGACCGCCCCGGTCTGCCAGGCCTCCGTCCTGCAGCTCCGCGACCCCGGCCTGCTCCTCTACTCCGGCCCGGCCGACCCCGCCTTCCGCGCCCTGATGACGCTCCGGGCCTCCACCGACGGCGGTACCACCTGGCGCACCGCGTACACCGTCGACGGGCTGCCCGCCGCCTACTCCGACCTGGTCCGCGTCGACGCGGACACGGTCGGACTCCTTTACGAGACCGGCGACTTCACCGCCTACGAGACCCTCACTTTCCGCCGGGTGCCGGTACACCGGCTCACCTGA